In Verrucomicrobiia bacterium, a single genomic region encodes these proteins:
- a CDS encoding prepilin-type N-terminal cleavage/methylation domain-containing protein, with protein MFIFELEAKPKKHIISANPQKKANAFTLIELLVVIAIIAILAGLLLPALAKAKAKAYQITCINNEKQLELGMMMYLDINANIFPGCASRNTFGFHPDDWIYWRVTMPAYPPQKSPIMVNIGGFNTNMFRCPADKNDADRLRSNAINGDTQGIYYYSYTVTSVTPGANNASEGMTSNDDGTFHAFRSGDILNPAGKIMFAEEQSVLSGPECTDPTAPIVDDGRFSVPGDVLTSRHNKKADVGFADGHVTSVLPSFATVTNNVQPLVY; from the coding sequence ATGTTTATATTTGAGCTTGAGGCCAAACCGAAGAAGCACATTATTTCGGCAAATCCGCAAAAAAAAGCCAACGCTTTTACCTTAATCGAATTGCTGGTGGTCATCGCGATCATCGCCATATTGGCGGGATTGTTATTGCCGGCGCTGGCCAAGGCGAAGGCGAAGGCGTATCAGATCACCTGCATCAACAACGAGAAGCAGCTTGAGTTGGGCATGATGATGTATCTGGATATCAATGCCAATATTTTCCCCGGTTGTGCCTCGCGAAATACCTTTGGATTTCATCCAGACGACTGGATTTATTGGCGCGTGACCATGCCGGCCTACCCACCGCAGAAAAGCCCAATCATGGTTAACATAGGCGGCTTCAATACGAATATGTTTCGCTGCCCGGCGGATAAAAATGATGCTGACCGTCTCAGATCCAATGCGATCAATGGCGATACGCAGGGGATTTACTATTATAGTTATACAGTTACCAGCGTTACGCCTGGGGCTAATAACGCTAGTGAGGGGATGACCTCGAATGATGATGGAACTTTTCACGCTTTTAGATCGGGTGATATTCTCAATCCGGCAGGGAAAATCATGTTTGCTGAGGAGCAATCGGTTTTAAGCGGGCCTGAGTGTACTGATCCGACCGCGCCGATTGTGGATGATGGCCGTTTTTCGGTGCCGGGGGATGTGCTTACCAGCCGGCACAATAAAAAGGCAGATGTGGGATTTGCGGATGGGCATGTAACTTCAGTGCTTCCGTCTTTTGCTACTGTTACAAATAATGTCCAGCCTTTGGTCTATTAA